One Rhododendron vialii isolate Sample 1 chromosome 2a, ASM3025357v1 genomic region harbors:
- the LOC131311823 gene encoding uncharacterized protein LOC131311823 — protein MENEEGEASSHPRQGDATGGVAPIGVQAGARDIERFLAAIAQYVERQAGTPVNQNVGLLEKFKKLYPTEFEGTFKPQEAEDWLKTVERVLTAMGVTDEQKVTLAAFTFKGQALIWWEASQRLLSAPLPNVQPPVPQVITWARFVKAFNDKYCPEMYRFSQEAEFINLKQGSMSVAEYDAKFNALSAYATDMVDTEEKKGRRFRKGLEDNVRTRRTAYKEKDYADLVDMANQIGKDVEEMFEKREQTKRSKIAASQVRQASKSGGDYKGGSKFQHLKGQSDFKQQSGQGREVSKQSVNREGGSSGRGTFFQCFRCGSPDHRVRDCSEAGKGIKCYNCGEMGHMSTQCPKSRAPAASSVGNVPVGRGASSSSVGRGGGVSGSTAPGRVFAMTRQNIQATPEVVTGTLVVSSIYAQVLIDPGSRHSFVSNVFSMRLNKPCVLLDTALAISTPIGEVVIVGVSYPNCVVCVNDRKLEANLIPLVMSDFDIILGMDFLSTHHASLDCFNKEVVFRIPGEAEIKFYGDKHGPLNGMISAFKATNLLRKGCRGYLAFVVNIEKKPLELADISIVNEFPDVFPDELPGIA, from the coding sequence atggaaaatgaagaaGGGGAAGCATCTTCTCATCCAAGGCAAGGTGATGCGACTGGTGGGGTTGCACCGATAGGAGTTCAGGCTGGGGCCAGAGACATAGAAAGGTTTTTGGCGGCTATAGCACAGTATGTTGAACGACAAGCTGGAACTCCAGTTAATCAGAATGTCGGATTGCTAGAGAAATTCAAGAAACTTTATCCAACGGAGTTTGAGGGTACTTTCAAACCTCAAGAGGCAGAGGATTGGCTGAAAACGGTGGAGAGGGTTCTAACAGCTATGGGAGTTACTGACGAACAAAAGGTGACCTTAGCAGCTTTTACCTTTAAAGGGCAAGCTTTAATATGGTGGGAGGCAAGTCAGAGGTTGCTCTCAGCCCCATTACCCAATGTTCAGCCACCTGTGCCACAAGTGATTACATGGGCGAGGTTTGTGAAGGCCTTTAATGATAAATATTGTCCTGAGATGTATCGTTTTTCACAAGAAGCAGAATTTATCAATCTTAAACAAGGGAGTATGTCGGTGGCCGAATATGATGCCAAGTTTAATGCTCTTTCAGCTTATGCTACGGATATGGTGGATACTGAGGAAAAGAAGGGCAGACGGTTTAGAAAGGGACTGGAGGATAATGTTCGAACCAGAAGAACAGCttataaagaaaaagattatGCTGATTTGGTTGACATGGCAAACCAGATTGGCAAAGATGTTGAAGAAATGTTTGAAAAGCGGGAACAGACTAAGAGGAGCAAAATTGCAGCCAGTCAAGTTAGGCAAGCAAGCAAATCTGGTGGTGACTACAAGGGTGGAAGCAAATTTCAACATTTGAAGGGGCAAAGTGATTTCAAACAACAAAGTGGACAAGGGCGAGAGGTGAGTAAGCAAAGCGTGAATAGGGAAGGTGGATCAAGTGGTCGAGGGACTTTCTTTCAGTGTTTCCGTTGTGGTTCTCCTGATCATCGTGTTAGAGATTGTTCGGAAGCAGGCAAGGGAATTAAATGTTACAATTGTGGTGAAATGGGGCATATGTCAACACAGTGTCCAAAATCTCGTGCGCCGGCAGCATCGTCAGTTGGCAACGTTCCTGTTGGACGCGGAGCTTCGAGTAGTTCTGTTGGTCGTGGTGGCGGAGTGAGTGGTTCTACTGCACCGGGTAGGGTATTTGCTATGACACGACAGAATATTCAGGCTACTCCGGAAGTGGTGACAGGTACCCTAGTAGTTTCTAGTATTTATGcacaagttttaattgatccaGGTTCTAGGCATTCTTTTGTGTCGAACGTGTTCAGCATGCGTTTAAATAAACCTTGTGTGCTATTAGACACTGCTTTGGCGATATCTACCCCCATTGGAGAGGTAGTGATAGTTGGGGTGTCATACCCgaattgtgtggtgtgtgttaaTGATAGGAAACTAGAGGCGAATTTAATTCCTTTGGTTATGTCTGATTTTGACATTATTCTTGGCATGGATTTCCTATCAACGCATCATGCATCTCTAGATTGTTTTAATAAAGAAGTTGTATTTAGAATACCAGGTGAGGCGGAAATTAAATTCTATGGTGATAAACATGGTCCTTTGAATGGTATGATTTCTGCATTTAAGGCAACAAACTTGTTGAGAAAGGGATGTCGGGGTTATCTTGCTTTTGTGGTTAACATTGAAAAGAAACCACTAGAGTTGGCCGATATTTCTATTGTGAATGAATTTCCGGACGTGTTTCCAGATGAGTTACCGGGAATTGCCTGA